caaaaatgaaaattctgtcatgacttACTCGCCTGccacttcaaacctgtatgactttcttttccgcagaacacaaaagaggatgttgttaaccagcacccattgacttgtattggttttgtgtccatacaatagaagtgaatgggtaccgctgttgttcggttaccaacactctttaaaatatcttcttttgtgttctgcggaagaaagaaagtcatataggtttgaagcgacaagagggtgagtaaatgatgacagaattttcatttttgggtggactatccctttaatcagtGTAAAAGTATAAGAGACAAAATATGCAAATGGTTAGAAGCACCTTGTCACAAATTCTCTGACATAGCATTCAAgatacatttttgcaattgGATGAGAAGTGAAAATCCTTGAAAACGTATCAAAAGTCAAACAAACTCATCTTCTCTTTTCTTGTACTGAGAATTTGGACAAGGCTTTAATGATATTAAAAGAATGGCTTTGGATAATGTTAAAGGGTTGCTGTGGGTATGGAACAGCAGACATAAGGAGAGGAATGAGAACATGGCATGACACTGGAGGCGTGACAACAACAGTGCCGGTCTGGAATGGACTCATgacatttctttcttacctAGAAATGTATGAGGTGCGAATGACTTATGCCTGTAACTAACATTCATCCAAAGAAACAACAGACAGAAAATGAGTAATTACAGAGACTGAGACATGTTGAAGAAAGTTATGCTTGTAGTGATAACACAACAATTTTTCCGGCTAatggctaaaatacactacacaaCCTATAAAATTTGAATAAATTTTAAAACACTACACACTACCAGATTTTAAAATGGTTCAGAACACAAACAGAATCAAACACCTCATTGGCCATATACAGTACACCCTGTAAAGTTTCAGAGGTGACAACAGAATTTAAATACAGGAGGGAATGTCCTAAATTATTGTTCTGCTCATAAAGCCATAGtttattaaagttattaaaatgGTCAAGAGCCGGTCACAATATTTCAGTCTCcaatataaagcatttaaagtggCCATTCCCcttgatgccaattttcaaactttagttagtgtgtaatgttgctgttatagcataaacaatatctgcaaaatgataaagctcaaagttcaatgccaagcgagatattgtctttaacagaattcgcttttcaaggactacagagaatggctggaatcggactacaaccctttacttcccgggtaaatgatgtcactattccgagtttttgaaaaacctctgaccaaaggaatacgccaaaattgggcgaggccttccttagagaagaggaagagccgctggaatagtgtttggttatcagattgtaaacatttgactgagctgcgcaattaattactttcactttcatcacagtcctacagctggtaataagaattcagcaaCACACATTCtcagataaccaacggtcaaataacagcttccatgactttaacatcggctgtgaaagctgttctgtgtaatacaatgatattgtgtgtgtgtgtgtgtgtgtgtgtgtgcgcgcgcatacctctaaaacacttctatgaaacgtcctttgaagtcctgctttcaaatgtctcctagtcaatctgcttgctttattatccaacttaggtccaatataaaaaggcaaaactaacgcttctgttattagtgttaattaatataaccggtctgacccaatcggTCCAGTGTCATTTCCTTTCGTCATAGTAGGAAACAAAAAtcgcgatctctaacaaagattgacgtttgcacatgcactagcagacctccgttacacttcgatcgatccgcatgtttttaactgatgaagtgaagttgatgCCATTGTTACCGTTTaatgctaaaagccaaagcttatgaatacacgtgcactgagaggggggctgaccaatcacaacagcctgtgAAGcgtaagctcgctgatatggtatgggtgggacatcttcagacacacgctccaagcgggaaccaatcacgagagacctggtcagctttataaatcagagcgtttcggaaggagggattttATATAGACCAGAAGAAATCCAGTCattttgttagaagagggacagcggtgaacaatagacttgtaatatatgaaatataaagcggtttttgaaactagaaacatgaacatccatcattgaacacccaaaaaacataatcaaagcttcaaaaacagcaaaagaattgctcctttaaagagtacattcctcaatatttttaagggcttattttggtttatggagtgtccgacaacaagtttatgtacatacatgatgtaaaaatactattatttcgtaataataagcagtttttattaccttacttcttgactgactctcaaatgattcgttccgcgattcatctgtgtaatctccgcctttccgccagcgtagtctgatctgattggtcagatagtgtagtctgctgtgattggtcagatggtctagtctgctgtgattggtcaaatggtctagtctgctgtgattggtcaaacgcgttcagcatgtgtcgcaaatggaccgcctatcattactgctgtattacggtttgcaggtggttggatattaacagtgtatagagagagatggcgtcgattttaccttaccagttcgagcccgagtctgacgaatcattctttaatccttatacagatgccagtaagaaaaaggactgttttagacacttctcttgtaacagttagttatcacggcatacagtgtacggtgttcgtatcttcagatgttattataactatagtacaccacgcagttcttgaaataaagactttgcgagttaatatggttgaacacttacattagcgcaacgagtttatagctaacgttaggtaaacaaacagtaacaaccccaaaaataacggtaacgttagctaaacacagacatgagataacgtcacacaaatttaattttaagtaaagacaaaaataaagagtcacacttacaggttgtgattcggtggagcttacaggtccaaataaagttggtattgcaacatcttttaaggaaagacgtttaatgtatcctgcagtaaaggcgccaagattgatgaagcaatcttcggtaaaatgacgcgcgcaaagtaaaacgttcggtttatactcctttggtgtcgtttgaaaaataaatagtaaccatttttcctcagaagttcttcctttggtagtgaaaataagactgacttagtttcactacatagaacacagcttctcttagacatgatgcacacgtcacgaacgagctagtacagtgtttggggaggagagagttaagttttcgcagtcagtaggcggggatttttctagtgacgtaggtacattgtggttaaagattcggacaggtcatggcttgttcgcgtgattcagagtcgattaccttttttataagctaataactttgttattcgttcaccttcggatttacaacttggcagattgcttacattcaaacacggcaaaattaaacacttcatgaaattattttttatgatctcgaggaatgtactctttaagatttGTTTTCGGGTTTATTATGGGCTTGTTCTTGTTCGCTGTTTTGTATTGCAAGATCTGCTCCAACTTAAGTCAGTAAACCCATACAGGCATACAGAAGACAGAGATGTCTTAGATACTGTGTTCTAAAATCAGCCAAAAACAAATTACGTTTTGATAGCCTCTGACTGGATGGAAATCTTTGCCTATCACACACATAAGTGATTTTCTATTAAATTTGTCAACACCGACTGCCCAAAACCATCAGACTGACACAGATTTTCCACAACAACTGTCGCCTGGTCCAGagtgaaaatctgggcaaaatctgagcagaAGTCGTgcagtgtattccagccataatgCAGAACCTAATTCCAAACTGACCTTAGCATTCGAACCCCCCTCTTCTtcatcatcctcatcctcatcGTCTTTGTCCTAATTAACACAAAACACAGTTATCATATGCAACAGGAATACAATACCACATAAAACATGACCAATATTCAAGTGTNTGTTTaatgctaaaagccaaagcttatgaatacacgtgcactgagaggggggctgaccaatcacaacagcctgtgAAGcgtaagctcgctgatatggtacgggtgggacatcttcagacacacgctccaagcgggaaccaatcacgagagacctggtcagctttataaatcagagcgtttcggaaggagggattttatatagaccagaagaaatccagtcgttttgttagaagagggacagcggtgaacaatagacttgtaatatatgaaatataaagcgGTTTTTGacactagaaacatgaacatccattgttaaacacccaaaaaacataatcaaagctccaaaaacagcaaaagaatggctcctttaagATTTGTTTTCGGGTTTATTATGGGCTTGTTCTTGTTCGCTGTTTTGTATTGCAAGATCTGCTCCAACTTAAGTCAGTAAACCCATACAGGCATACAGAAGACAGAGATGTCTTAGATACTGTGTTCTAAAATCAGCCAAAAACAAATTACGTTTTGATAGCCTCTGACTGGATGGAAATCTTTGCCTATCACACACATAAGTGATTTTCTATCAAATTTGTCAACACCGACTGCCCAAAACCATCAGACTGACACAGATTTTCCACAACAACTGTCGCCTGGTCCAGagtgaaaatctgggcaaaatctgagcagaAGTCGTgcagtgtattccagccataatgCAGAACCTAATTCCAAACTGACCTTAGCATTCGAACCCCCCTCTTCTtcatcatcctcatcctcatcGTCTTTGTCCTAATTAACACAAAACACAGTTATCATATGCAACAGGAATACAATACCACATAAAACATGACCAATATTCAAGTGTGATTTTACAGACACTGAATGTTCCATTCGTCATCAATAATCCATTCTGGGTCAACTTACCTCCTCTTCACCCTCCTCCAGTTCTTCTTCCTCAAACTGTCAGACATTAAAAACAGATGCAAACATACAAATTCAAGTACACTGAAATATTCAGTCAAACTAATATATCAAGAAGGGAATCAGGAAGCAGCTGGTGCAAATACATACACTCTCATCATCTTCCAGAGCTTCTCCTGTAAAATACAGAACTGCTCTCGGTACGATTCTTTCCCTGAAGAAATGACCGATTTCAAAATCTGTGGCTAGGGTATACTCTGCATCCTCATCCTGTTATGAAGAACACACGCACGGGAATTCAGTCAGCATCATCGTTCACAATTGTTTAGAATactattataaattataaactaAATGAACACCTTAAACTGCTGGGTGGTTatgataaacttaaaaaaaaaaaaaaacttaccaATTCTTTATCTGGTGAAActaaaatgggaaaaaaaaGCACAGTGGGTGTATTGTCCACCATGAAGAACACCCATCACTATTTAGTCTGTGTCAAGAACCTCTACTATTGAAATGAAAAATCTCGTACCTTTAATAGGGttgaaaaagttgaaaaaggAGTCATTGGGCACTTGTTTGGTAATGACCCTCGCTGTCCCCCTGCCTTTGTGTTTCTGCTTCTTCTTGATTGTTTTCACAGTTACATCTTTGCCTTTGTGCCAATCAATTTCACACCTGCCAACAGGAGATGAAGAATGACAACCTGTTAGCTAGAGTGAAAAGCCGTCGAGGAGCTGAGCAGATATTGTTTGTGATGAATGACCGCTTACCCCTCACAGTCGATGATTTCTGGTCCTTCAAATGAAAACGGATCGTCTGTATCCGGCTCTGACTTCATCTTGTATACTTTAGTGAGGATGGTGTTGGTGAAGTATTCATTGGGTTCAAAGCGAAACTCTAATGTGAAGctctgtaaaaatacagtttacatcTATTCagatcttaaaggggtcatatggcatgaatacatgttttttctgtgtctttggtgtgttataagttgcccatgcatgtattagacacgtaaaattgcaaaaatgaaagtgtcggaacaaaagatgcattctatctaaaagcgaatgctcacccagacctgcctgaaacgcctcgtgtaaccacacccccacaaatctacatcagttcgtggtatgatttgactgagaccgcccaaatgtatacgcaagtaaggtgggcgtacctgtcagtacaattgctttggaacctgatgttccaaatatggtaagaggcgttacatttccgttacgcgcttgcagtattcgaccaatcactacagcactggttaactggccaatcatagcacacctcgcttttcagagccatgagctttgtaaaaaatctgcgcgtttcagagaggcggggcaaagaggagatacaaacatgctcggtatgtgtaaaatacagcgttttttatcCTTAAATAgcgtatacacattgcattacatctaaaacaaacgataatattcattttagccgtgtcatatcacccctttaatatcATGCATCAGAAAATGAAGTCTGTTTAGATCATAATATATTCAcaggtttctttttaaatgtgaGACACAGTCACTCTATGTTCAGCACAAACCCTTACCATCGGTGGATCAGGTCCAGAAAATATTACTTTAATATCTTGTAGGTGTTTAAGTATTGGTTCATCATGTTCCTGTTGAGACAGCGAACATAAGATATTtcttttcacaaaaaaacaaaacatttttaacatggtcatgtattttgattattaatacatatttaattaaGGTAttcataatatataaatatatgaaattGTATTCACATTCATAGTATGAATGATACACAGTATTGTCTGCCCATGGTAACGGAGCATGTGTACATATTAAATAATCATTACTCAAAATACATAATTCAACAAAAGAGAAAGTCTATCTTGAATATCGAATGTTTTTCTGGTTCACCTGCAGCATATCACTCAGCATATCCACACTACGGAATATGGTGAGCCAAAACTCTGGAACTCCAGAGGGCTTTTCCTCATTAGCATCCTCTGTTATTTCTTCTATTGCAGCTTTCTTCTTTAAATCTTCCTGGAAAAGGGAGTTTGGATAAACGTCTGTTCCAAGAGATCATTTCTATGTTTGGTGCACAGATAAAACTTACTGCTAATGCTTCTTCATCCTCATGGTCACTCTGCCATTCACACTCTTCCTCAGTGGGTTCCACTTTTCCAGAGACAATGTCTCTTCtctacaacacacaaaaaaggttTTGACAGTAAACCACATGACCCTTCTTCATGCAGAATACAAATATGAAGAGATGCTTCCCATTCAGCTCAGCTGATATCTATTGAAAAATGTGTAGGCAATGAGATCTGGTGTTTTGCTGGGGTCATAGCCGAgggtttaaaaatgaacaagtattatgcatgtatttgtaaatattatataaagtgAACccaacatgaaacacaaatatgtattaatattgtataatataagATATAACTTACTTTGTCAAATAGCGGCTGATAAAGAGCAGCATACTTTCTCTCCAGCTCATGCACCTCCTTGTAAAACTTGGCTTCAATGTGTGTGCTGTTGACCTGAAGATTCCTTAAGGCATTGACTCTTCTTTTCACAGACTTGGGTAAACTGGACAGAAGGAGAATGGGGGGTGGAGAAGGAAGGCATTGTGTGAGCAGATGGGTGTTCACTAATGCACAGCTGGACCGTTGTATTTCCCTGCTCTCTGAGGCCAACAGACGGCTTTAGAGTAAGGGTGTGAGATACAATATCCCTTTTCACATCACGTTGTGAAGTGTGCTTCATCTCTGATAATCCAACTCATTCGCTTTAAAAGAACATTACAATATGGTTACGAAGAGGTTATAATATGGTTTGTGCTCCAGTTGCTAATGCTGTTTTATAGGCAGTGGACTGCTTGGCAGTTTGGCGATAAGCAGGTGGCAATTGAAAATGTCACCCTTAagataaaaaaaggttttatcgtAGTGATAGCttagatgtcaatatttggtggtttaaatacccatgtaaAGTCTCACTTGaagtttttaaaagcaaaacttTTATATatcaggtaagtgaattgttACATCCATAACAGTGCACATTCCTTGCAAATGGcacatgaaaatgtaaatataccaactattttatgttctataaggAGCcatcttctccatttgttgggtattattacCTATATTGGGTATAATTTTCTCCTACAGCAAACATTGTCGTTTGTTACATTACACAGGGTTCTCTCAAAAAGTAACATTAGTAACAATGACAAGGAAATGAGCAGCTTTACAATTCTACGCAGGAAATATTTTACTAcagaaagaaatgaatacatAATAGTGTGACCaagcacaaaaataaagaaCACCAAAATTATAATTGGCCTGTTACGCTCTCAGAATCAGAGTAATTTAATTATGAGAAGTTGTGGATTTTGCTTATAAACACAGATTTCTTTATTTACCTCTCCATGATGGAAGCACTATGTGAGACACTGTCTATTTTGTCCTGAAGAGCTGCCAGTGCCTGTGGGTTCTGCATTGCCTGGTCACTGAGTTTACCTTAAAAAACATGCCATCAACATATACAGCAAGCATAAATTATAAGCCCTGAATGGAACAGtcattaagaaaacaaaatacagcTAAAGACCCATCGACAACTGTATCCATGAAAATACATGTTTATACTGtaaactttgtttttcaaaaactgtaGTTAATTTCAAAGGAGGCGAGAAATCATGCTCAGCAACTAACTGTTTCAATTTGGTGGTTTCAGATTCAATATGGTTCTCAGTAGGATTCCGAGATTGCACAAATATCTAACAGATTTTTCCATTAAATCTTTGGCAGTGATGTGCTGAAGCTTCATAAAACTTTTACACTGAAACGTTATACTGGCTTTTGTGAGAGCagcacattaaaaatatattctaCAATAATATACAAACAATATCTCCTCCAGCTCATAAATGTGTCAACACTTCAAAAGCTAACACAAGTTATGCTCAATCTAAACAATTAGTTGTTATACAAAGACTATTACTGCcagctgctacaagatcagcagattctgtatccatctttaagaaccttctgaaaacacatttcttccgtcaacacctgactgatcagctctgacttctatctcttctactctttcaaaaaacaaacaaaaaaaacatagctctgtatactgtgataagctatatgagaccaattttcttttattgcacttatgctttttgttgtccttatgttgttccaattgcttccatcgTTTCcttcatctgtaagtcgctttggataaaagcgtctgctaaatgactaaatgtaaatgtaagacatAATAGTTTGTTTACCTTTGGCTTCACTGTCACCATCCATATTGATACCACAACGCCAATATTCTGtgtgtaaaaacaaaagataCCACATCAAACAACTTCTGACAGTCtaaaagatttttttgtgaAGGTTAGctaaaatattgtttgtttgcttttcagTGAAACTATAATgatgtaaatataatgtatgaTGATGTGTAACACATGTGAGCTACAGTGTAAAAATAACTGCCCAATAAGGTTTTATAGATAGCTCGCCCTTAAAAACTTACTAGTGGCAAAACTTATGGCAATCATAGTTTCTGCAGTAATATCAGTTACTACATTCTTTGGTACTATAGTAAAACTGTGTAAACAGTGTttgaacaaaacaacacaacacatataGGCCTTAGTTAAAAGAGTAGtttacttcaaaatttgcccccattcacttaATAAAAGTAATCCACCAagtaataaaaattactatggaaagtgaactactcctttaaattagtttaagtagcttttataaaaatgtcttagaaaaaaaaaacattactagtgtgcatcttgagacaaaacaatggcactgacatattttaaaatatgttattgcAGGTTGTTTTCAGTTAAGAGCGCATACTTAAGCCTCGTCTATGAAACGGGGCAATAGAGTA
This region of Triplophysa rosa linkage group LG1, Trosa_1v2, whole genome shotgun sequence genomic DNA includes:
- the nap1l4b gene encoding nucleosome assembly protein 1-like 4b isoform X4; translated protein: MTPSIIREYWRCGINMDGDSEAKGKLSDQAMQNPQALAALQDKIDSVSHSASIMESLPKSVKRRVNALRNLQVNSTHIEAKFYKEVHELERKYAALYQPLFDKRRDIVSGKVEPTEEECEWQSDHEDEEALAEDLKKKAAIEEITEDANEEKPSGVPEFWLTIFRSVDMLSDMLQEHDEPILKHLQDIKVIFSGPDPPMSFTLEFRFEPNEYFTNTILTKVYKMKSEPDTDDPFSFEGPEIIDCEGCEIDWHKGKDVTVKTIKKKQKHKGRGTARVITKQVPNDSFFNFFNPIKVSPDKELDEDAEYTLATDFEIGHFFRERIVPRAVLYFTGEALEDDESFEEEELEEGEEEDKDDEDEDDEEEGGSNAKLQA
- the nap1l4b gene encoding nucleosome assembly protein 1-like 4b isoform X2, with the translated sequence MTPSIIREYWRCGINMDGDSEAKGKLSDQAMQNPQALAALQDKIDSVSHSASIMESLPKSVKRRVNALRNLQVNSTHIEAKFYKEVHELERKYAALYQPLFDKRRDIVSGKVEPTEEECEWQSDHEDEEALAEDLKKKAAIEEITEDANEEKPSGVPEFWLTIFRSVDMLSDMLQEHDEPILKHLQDIKVIFSGPDPPMSFTLEFRFEPNEYFTNTILTKVYKMKSEPDTDDPFSFEGPEIIDCEGCEIDWHKGKDVTVKTIKKKQKHKGRGTARVITKQVPNDSFFNFFNPIKVSPDKELDEDAEYTLATDFEIGHFFRERIVPRAVLYFTGEALEDDESFEEEELEEGEEEDKDDEDEDDEEEGGSNAKSGDPQPAECKQQ
- the nap1l4b gene encoding nucleosome assembly protein 1-like 4b isoform X5; its protein translation is MDGDSEAKGKLSDQAMQNPQALAALQDKIDSVSHSASIMESLPKSVKRRVNALRNLQVNSTHIEAKFYKEVHELERKYAALYQPLFDKRRDIVSGKVEPTEEECEWQSDHEDEEALAEDLKKKAAIEEITEDANEEKPSGVPEFWLTIFRSVDMLSDMLQEHDEPILKHLQDIKVIFSGPDPPMSFTLEFRFEPNEYFTNTILTKVYKMKSEPDTDDPFSFEGPEIIDCEGCEIDWHKGKDVTVKTIKKKQKHKGRGTARVITKQVPNDSFFNFFNPIKVSPDKELDEDAEYTLATDFEIGHFFRERIVPRAVLYFTGEALEDDESFEEEELEEGEEEDKDDEDEDDEEEGGSNAKSGDPQPAECKQQ